From the Lancefieldella sp. Marseille-Q7238 genome, one window contains:
- a CDS encoding tetratricopeptide repeat protein encodes MNQQAYEQGKRAYQAGDWFSAVFQLGQAKEAGEKNGEIDHLLGNAYMKLGQFESAVNAYAGALSDVSYGKAGALSTNRGRALLAAGRVQEAIDTLSKAVQDASYTTPYKAFLALGSAYERLGDTRNAGIAYRNAAVDEANPNPSGALRSLGKCFMGLGRPVDAVEAYRTALDFLTPLESQAEVYCELGLAYVAANRMSEAVDAFSHASSDSTFVMSDEARTAYEAAQNAVARIRSRKPSETDAFLQAAGYGSYDPLDPMGESGELIPSAEDTGFFSLSEEDILAQDKKERKIRRKHRHTGLKVFITLLILLALAVGGGVFAYTQGYGWPTQQSVIEGIFAAKTQGSNGSIKQFIASGVDDKKIQDISDVLPSTGTPTITKLDKSATTSTVTVSVTTSNGSSVEYTVGLVRDGIGWKVSDVVTNAVSQNSSR; translated from the coding sequence GTGAATCAGCAAGCATATGAACAAGGCAAGAGGGCGTACCAGGCAGGCGATTGGTTTTCCGCCGTCTTCCAGCTTGGCCAGGCAAAAGAGGCTGGCGAGAAAAACGGCGAGATAGACCACCTTCTTGGAAACGCTTATATGAAGCTCGGGCAGTTTGAGTCTGCCGTCAACGCGTATGCGGGCGCTCTGAGCGATGTTTCCTACGGTAAGGCAGGCGCGCTTTCCACAAACCGGGGACGCGCTCTTCTGGCCGCCGGCCGCGTGCAGGAGGCAATCGACACGCTTTCCAAGGCGGTTCAAGACGCTTCGTATACAACGCCATACAAGGCTTTTTTGGCGCTCGGCTCTGCCTATGAAAGGCTTGGCGACACGCGCAACGCCGGTATCGCTTATCGCAACGCTGCCGTTGACGAGGCTAACCCCAATCCGTCAGGCGCCCTGCGGAGTCTGGGTAAGTGCTTTATGGGTCTGGGTCGTCCTGTTGACGCGGTGGAGGCCTACCGCACGGCGCTTGACTTCCTGACGCCGCTTGAAAGCCAGGCTGAAGTTTACTGTGAGCTTGGCCTTGCCTATGTCGCCGCTAACCGCATGTCCGAAGCGGTTGACGCTTTCTCACACGCGTCATCAGATTCAACCTTTGTGATGAGCGACGAGGCAAGAACGGCTTATGAGGCCGCTCAAAACGCGGTGGCAAGAATCCGCTCCCGCAAGCCGTCAGAGACAGACGCTTTTTTGCAGGCGGCGGGATACGGCAGCTACGATCCTCTCGACCCCATGGGGGAGTCGGGCGAACTCATTCCTTCCGCTGAGGACACGGGCTTTTTCTCCCTGTCAGAAGAGGATATTCTCGCCCAAGACAAAAAAGAGAGAAAGATTCGCCGCAAGCACCGTCATACCGGTCTTAAGGTCTTTATCACGTTGCTTATCCTTTTGGCGCTTGCTGTTGGCGGCGGAGTATTTGCGTATACTCAAGGCTATGGATGGCCGACGCAGCAGTCCGTTATCGAAGGTATTTTCGCCGCGAAGACGCAGGGCTCAAACGGCTCCATTAAGCAGTTCATCGCCAGCGGCGTTGACGATAAGAAGATTCAAGACATCAGCGATGTTCTTCCTTCTACGGGCACTCCTACCATCACCAAGCTTGACAAGAGCGCTACCACATCCACCGTTACCGTTTCCGTTACCACAAGCAATGGCAGCAGCGTTGAGTATACCGTGGGTCTTGTCAGGGATGGTATCGGCTGGAAGGTTTCAGACGTCGTAACCAACGCCGTGTCTCAAAATTCTTCTCGCTAA
- a CDS encoding peptidylprolyl isomerase translates to MSFGLDPLYTPEREVTGTEIAVFTTSKGTIRVKLDGAGAPIHVANFCELAESGFYDDTKFHRFVPGFVIQGGDPNTRDMSSEDVAAGRPGADGLPGTGGPGYRIKEEFSSNPCNAHNDGALAMARSSHPDSAGSQFYFCLGSQHGLDSGYTVFGETIEGKAVIEQLRAGDVLNSVRIENA, encoded by the coding sequence ATGAGCTTTGGACTTGATCCGCTTTATACGCCAGAACGCGAGGTCACCGGTACTGAGATTGCCGTTTTCACTACGTCAAAAGGCACGATCCGGGTCAAGCTTGATGGCGCCGGTGCTCCCATTCACGTAGCAAACTTTTGCGAGCTTGCTGAGTCTGGGTTTTACGACGACACCAAGTTCCATCGCTTTGTGCCGGGTTTTGTCATTCAGGGCGGAGACCCCAATACGCGCGATATGAGTTCTGAAGACGTCGCGGCGGGTCGCCCCGGCGCCGATGGCCTTCCTGGAACCGGCGGCCCCGGATATCGCATCAAAGAGGAGTTTTCTTCAAACCCCTGCAATGCTCATAATGACGGAGCTCTTGCGATGGCTCGTTCTTCTCACCCCGATTCCGCGGGATCTCAATTTTATTTTTGCCTCGGTTCGCAGCATGGCTTAGACTCAGGCTATACCGTCTTTGGAGAGACGATTGAAGGTAAAGCGGTAATTGAGCAGCTCAGAGCAGGGGATGTTCTGAACTCGGTCCGTATTGAAAACGCGTAA
- a CDS encoding zinc ribbon domain-containing protein: MRCQRCGAIVPEGTPTCPHCHADLGVTQRIPVADAHWCPHCGALVEKSMSVCPKCGVPLPRHAKRGVSATPIRPVRDIRLPEIGEESASRQRRSAATLNSDVPSDEQTAAPSGAAAQDAQDAHSAGTGTIDSDSTAVFTLDERRPAPRFESAIPSEPVHDEETSRAEGMPRMRVVVVTALLALVFMGGLVLYITHPWNPTANDERATQGIDLSKQGFPGTVEKLKGQDEDESNTPSTNGDPSFQAMEADYEKLADLEKRLNDNETSFDTIAISGSQEEREAAAEDAKQIALEISNVVSDLSNLDDADGAYRTQLDNLSTLGNWLRNRSDALSEGWSRSLDSKNPSAEKEHILDPVDSMRDSSGKSEYQQLFEKNYDAWKPTKKQ, from the coding sequence ATGCGCTGTCAAAGATGTGGAGCGATTGTTCCTGAGGGAACGCCTACATGCCCGCATTGTCATGCGGATCTTGGCGTGACGCAGCGTATTCCTGTGGCTGACGCGCATTGGTGCCCCCACTGCGGAGCTCTTGTGGAGAAAAGCATGTCAGTCTGTCCGAAGTGCGGCGTGCCTCTTCCCAGGCATGCCAAAAGAGGCGTTTCTGCGACGCCAATCAGGCCTGTTCGAGATATCAGACTTCCCGAAATTGGGGAAGAATCCGCGTCTCGTCAGCGTAGGTCCGCGGCAACACTCAATTCTGATGTGCCCAGTGACGAGCAAACCGCCGCGCCTTCAGGTGCCGCCGCGCAAGACGCGCAAGACGCGCACTCTGCCGGCACAGGCACAATCGATTCGGATTCCACCGCGGTGTTCACACTCGATGAGCGCCGACCCGCACCCCGCTTTGAAAGCGCAATCCCTTCCGAGCCCGTCCACGACGAGGAGACTAGTCGCGCGGAAGGCATGCCCCGTATGCGCGTGGTTGTGGTGACGGCATTGCTAGCCTTGGTTTTTATGGGTGGATTGGTGCTTTATATCACGCATCCCTGGAATCCTACGGCCAACGATGAGCGCGCCACTCAAGGCATTGATCTTTCAAAGCAAGGCTTTCCGGGAACCGTTGAGAAACTCAAAGGCCAGGACGAAGACGAATCCAATACGCCTTCAACCAATGGGGATCCTTCGTTTCAGGCGATGGAGGCGGACTACGAGAAGCTTGCCGATCTTGAAAAGCGTCTGAACGATAATGAAACGTCATTTGACACCATCGCTATCAGCGGGTCGCAAGAAGAGCGTGAAGCGGCGGCTGAGGACGCTAAACAGATTGCCCTTGAAATCAGCAATGTCGTTTCGGACCTCTCTAACCTTGATGATGCCGATGGAGCCTACCGAACACAGCTTGACAATCTTTCCACGTTGGGAAATTGGCTGCGAAACCGCTCTGACGCGCTGAGTGAAGGCTGGAGTCGCTCGCTTGACTCCAAGAATCCGTCTGCCGAAAAAGAGCATATTTTAGACCCCGTTGACAGCATGCGCGATTCTTCGGGCAAAAGCGAATACCAGCAGCTTTTTGAAAAGAACTACGACGCGTGGAAGCCTACGAAGAAGCAGTAG
- a CDS encoding HAD-IC family P-type ATPase, whose amino-acid sequence MRDSSGVRETSALRGLSSAEVAERVADGRVNANTDVTTKSISSIIKDNALTLFNIVNIAMAVLVLFTGELRNVLFMAVVGANLLIGVIQEIRAKRMVDRLTILTAKNVTVIRDGTDMEVLPSALVVDDLIRLRTGDQVPADCEVVQGSVTADESLLTGESEPVEKSVGSELLSGSFIDLGSLVGRVTRVGQDGYAARINAEAKYVKPVNSEIKATINSIIRAGTFALIPLGIGLFLRSYFHAPSDLNAAILSSVAAVIGMIPQGLVLLTSSVLAIATARLAVKNVLVQQTYCVETLARVDTLCLDKTGTITTGEMEVAHVVADSLDIEADTSEVIGALAAIVCANEHDANDTARAILSYLKKESIEPPRTSRAIPFTSARKYSGCVTEAGVAYVMGAAQFVVGAGVAERALASEIFGELERVLVICRVEGFDDNDALQGEVKLLGFVGIRDQIRSTAPETIRYFLDQGVDLRVISGDDPRTVAAIAARAGIPGAKHWVDATTLADESDIAKASKTCRVFGRVTPQQKRLLVQALQAQGHTVAMTGDGVNDILALREADCSVSMASGSAAARNVSEIVLADNDFAHMPEVVAEGRRSINNLQRSAALFLVKTVYTAALALFCIIMPPYPFIPIQMSLLSFATVGLPSFVLALEVNHERITGNFLANVLERSLPASAAITVSLALILTSGRLLHLSVAEMSTICLVVTGIIGIALIRRISLPLNALRRALLASVVLIVTLGCTLFRSFFRISAISSDMCILLVPALFVSIVIFNRLYVFLHDHSKESRVFSAFVRVFSEGDNERSQGSREE is encoded by the coding sequence ATGAGAGACTCTTCAGGCGTGCGGGAGACGTCTGCGCTGCGAGGATTGAGTTCGGCGGAGGTAGCCGAACGTGTTGCCGACGGCCGCGTCAATGCCAATACGGACGTAACGACAAAGTCCATTTCTTCCATCATCAAAGATAACGCTCTGACGCTTTTTAACATCGTCAACATCGCGATGGCTGTCCTGGTGCTTTTTACCGGAGAGCTGCGTAATGTGCTGTTTATGGCGGTCGTCGGGGCTAACCTGCTTATTGGCGTGATCCAGGAGATCCGTGCGAAGCGTATGGTGGACCGTCTTACCATCCTGACAGCCAAAAACGTGACGGTTATTCGCGACGGTACGGACATGGAGGTTTTGCCTTCAGCGCTGGTCGTCGATGATCTGATCCGTCTTCGCACGGGAGATCAGGTGCCCGCGGACTGCGAAGTCGTCCAAGGATCCGTAACCGCTGACGAGAGCCTTCTGACCGGCGAAAGCGAGCCTGTCGAGAAGAGCGTCGGAAGTGAATTGCTGAGCGGAAGCTTCATTGACCTGGGCAGTTTGGTGGGCCGTGTTACGCGCGTTGGTCAGGACGGCTACGCCGCCCGCATCAATGCTGAGGCGAAGTACGTCAAGCCGGTTAATTCAGAGATAAAGGCGACGATCAATTCGATTATTCGCGCAGGTACTTTCGCGCTTATTCCTTTGGGAATCGGTCTGTTTTTGCGCAGCTATTTTCACGCGCCGTCCGACCTCAACGCCGCGATTCTTTCTTCGGTCGCGGCGGTCATTGGCATGATTCCGCAGGGATTGGTGTTGCTGACATCGTCTGTTTTAGCTATTGCAACGGCGCGTCTTGCTGTCAAAAACGTGCTGGTCCAGCAGACGTATTGTGTGGAGACGCTTGCTCGCGTCGATACGCTTTGTCTTGATAAGACAGGCACCATCACTACAGGAGAGATGGAAGTCGCGCATGTGGTGGCCGACAGCCTGGATATAGAAGCGGATACGTCAGAGGTAATCGGCGCCCTTGCGGCCATTGTCTGTGCCAATGAGCACGATGCAAACGATACGGCTCGTGCCATTCTTTCGTATCTCAAAAAAGAATCAATCGAGCCTCCGCGTACTTCTCGCGCCATTCCCTTTACGTCGGCTCGAAAGTACTCCGGATGTGTCACCGAAGCGGGAGTCGCCTATGTGATGGGAGCCGCTCAGTTTGTAGTCGGCGCGGGTGTTGCCGAGCGTGCGCTTGCATCGGAAATCTTTGGAGAACTTGAACGCGTACTGGTAATTTGCAGGGTTGAGGGCTTTGACGACAATGACGCCCTGCAAGGTGAGGTAAAGCTTCTCGGCTTTGTAGGTATTCGAGACCAGATTAGAAGCACCGCTCCTGAAACGATTCGCTATTTTCTTGATCAAGGTGTTGACCTGCGTGTTATTTCAGGAGACGATCCGCGTACCGTTGCGGCTATCGCCGCGCGTGCAGGAATTCCTGGGGCAAAACACTGGGTTGACGCGACAACGCTTGCAGACGAGAGTGATATTGCCAAAGCTTCAAAAACATGCCGCGTTTTTGGCCGTGTGACGCCTCAACAAAAGCGTCTTTTGGTGCAGGCGCTCCAGGCGCAGGGCCACACAGTTGCTATGACCGGAGATGGCGTGAATGACATTTTGGCACTCCGTGAGGCGGATTGTTCAGTTTCGATGGCCTCAGGATCTGCCGCAGCGCGCAATGTCTCCGAGATCGTGTTGGCAGACAATGACTTTGCCCATATGCCCGAAGTTGTTGCTGAGGGGCGGCGCTCCATCAACAACCTCCAGCGCTCAGCGGCGCTCTTTCTGGTTAAGACCGTGTATACTGCGGCTCTGGCGCTTTTTTGCATCATCATGCCGCCGTATCCCTTCATTCCTATTCAGATGTCGTTGCTCTCTTTCGCGACGGTTGGACTCCCATCGTTTGTGCTGGCCCTTGAGGTCAATCACGAGCGCATTACCGGCAACTTCCTGGCAAATGTTCTGGAGCGCTCGTTGCCGGCGTCAGCAGCCATTACCGTATCGTTGGCGTTGATTTTGACGAGCGGCCGCCTGCTTCATCTGAGCGTCGCGGAGATGTCCACCATCTGCTTAGTGGTGACGGGAATCATTGGAATCGCTCTCATACGGCGTATCTCTTTGCCGCTTAACGCGCTTCGCAGGGCGCTCCTCGCGTCTGTCGTTCTTATCGTCACGCTTGGATGCACACTCTTCAGATCCTTCTTTAGGATATCGGCCATATCAAGTGATATGTGTATCCTTCTTGTACCTGCGCTGTTTGTGTCAATTGTAATTTTTAACAGGCTCTACGTTTTTCTTCATGATCACAGCAAGGAGAGCCGGGTCTTTTCGGCATTCGTCCGCGTTTTTAGTGAGGGCGACAATGAGCGCTCGCAAGGCTCGCGTGAAGAGTAA
- the aroF gene encoding 3-deoxy-7-phosphoheptulonate synthase, with the protein MISAPEHRQLRPSTESRVRTPSTHSLKEACMRAILTSRESHPADTCIDVGYGVKIGGGNFAVIAGPCSVEGESLLSLAHDVRLAGATMLRGGAFKPRTSPYDFQGLGTRALELLMEASHQEHIPVVVELTQEALLDTYLELGIHVIQIGARNAQNFSLLKAVGKTQTPVLLKRGMGSTIEELLLAAEYIMREGNRKVLVCERGIRTFEDSTRYTFDVSAIPVVKHDSHLPIIADPSHAAGTAAYVADLACAAVAAGADGLEIEVHADPPHALSDGEQALTPAEFSQLMQRVRSIREALCG; encoded by the coding sequence GTGATTTCCGCGCCCGAACACCGACAACTACGTCCTAGCACCGAGAGCCGCGTTCGGACACCAAGCACTCATAGTTTGAAAGAGGCATGCATGCGCGCCATTTTGACAAGCCGAGAATCACATCCGGCAGATACCTGCATTGACGTCGGATACGGGGTCAAAATCGGAGGCGGAAACTTTGCCGTCATAGCAGGACCATGCTCGGTTGAGGGAGAAAGTCTCCTCTCGCTTGCCCATGATGTGCGTCTTGCTGGAGCAACCATGCTGCGCGGAGGCGCTTTTAAGCCACGCACGAGCCCCTATGACTTTCAGGGTCTGGGCACGCGCGCGCTTGAACTGCTGATGGAAGCCTCACACCAAGAACATATACCCGTAGTGGTCGAACTTACCCAGGAGGCGCTTCTCGACACATACCTTGAGCTTGGCATTCATGTCATTCAGATTGGCGCCCGCAACGCGCAGAACTTCTCGCTTCTGAAAGCTGTCGGTAAAACGCAAACTCCCGTGCTGCTCAAGCGCGGGATGGGCAGCACCATCGAAGAGCTTCTGCTTGCCGCCGAATACATCATGCGTGAGGGAAACCGCAAGGTTCTCGTCTGTGAGCGGGGCATCAGGACATTTGAAGACTCCACGCGCTACACCTTTGATGTCAGCGCGATTCCCGTGGTCAAACACGATTCCCACCTGCCGATTATCGCCGATCCAAGCCATGCCGCCGGAACTGCCGCCTACGTCGCAGACCTCGCCTGCGCCGCCGTTGCCGCAGGCGCCGACGGTCTGGAAATCGAGGTCCACGCTGATCCTCCTCATGCTTTGTCCGATGGTGAACAGGCGCTTACGCCCGCAGAGTTTTCTCAGCTTATGCAGCGCGTTCGCTCCATCAGGGAGGCGCTTTGTGGATAG
- the aroB gene encoding 3-dehydroquinate synthase yields the protein MDRASNTICLDVRTPSASYEVVVGAGLIEDAGKKLRSLFPAETRLHLVSDTNVWPLYGEKLLSSLGTAGFAAMSYTVIPAGEHSKSVSCLSHLWDECARHGLTRHDCIIALGGGVVCDLAGFAAATYLRGCHVVHIPTTLLAMVDASVGGKCAIDLPAGKNLAGAFFQPDSVLIDVATLKTLPSKEFQSGCAEIIKHAVLADAALFSLLETGPADKTSLLTPDAQTLVKLIAANIRIKRAFVAADETDAGRRHMLNLGHTIGHAIEAASDCTLSHGACVAAGLCCLMRGASDPHVHLASAQDAKRIETLVSRFGLPVDTTFTRETLMDYVWRDKKRRGSSINVAIPTKIGSADIVSLSQDEMRTIIEYGCGTGGTAC from the coding sequence GTGGATAGAGCTTCCAACACCATCTGCCTTGACGTCCGCACCCCTTCCGCATCATATGAAGTGGTCGTTGGCGCCGGCTTGATTGAAGACGCGGGCAAAAAGCTCAGATCGTTGTTTCCCGCAGAGACGCGTCTGCATCTTGTAAGCGATACCAATGTCTGGCCGCTCTATGGCGAGAAGCTCCTGAGCTCGCTTGGCACCGCTGGATTTGCAGCGATGTCATACACCGTCATTCCTGCCGGAGAGCATTCCAAGAGCGTTTCTTGCCTCTCACATCTGTGGGACGAATGCGCCCGTCATGGTCTGACAAGACACGACTGCATAATCGCGCTCGGCGGAGGTGTCGTGTGCGACCTTGCCGGATTTGCCGCCGCCACCTATCTTCGCGGCTGCCATGTCGTGCACATACCAACCACGCTCCTTGCGATGGTCGACGCGTCAGTCGGCGGAAAATGCGCCATCGACCTGCCGGCCGGCAAAAATCTTGCGGGAGCGTTTTTTCAACCGGACAGCGTCCTTATCGATGTCGCAACTCTGAAAACGCTTCCTTCAAAAGAATTTCAAAGCGGCTGTGCAGAAATAATCAAGCATGCGGTACTTGCGGACGCGGCGCTCTTTTCGCTTTTGGAGACAGGACCGGCTGACAAGACGAGCCTCTTGACCCCCGATGCGCAGACGCTTGTCAAACTCATCGCCGCAAACATCCGTATCAAGCGCGCTTTTGTCGCTGCCGATGAAACAGATGCAGGCAGGCGGCACATGCTCAACCTTGGCCATACAATCGGCCATGCGATTGAAGCTGCAAGCGACTGTACGCTGAGCCATGGCGCGTGCGTTGCGGCGGGTCTTTGCTGCCTCATGCGCGGAGCATCAGATCCTCATGTGCATCTTGCCAGCGCTCAAGACGCCAAACGGATAGAAACGCTTGTCTCTCGTTTCGGATTGCCTGTCGACACGACCTTTACGCGAGAAACCCTCATGGACTACGTCTGGCGCGATAAGAAACGACGTGGATCTTCCATCAATGTCGCCATCCCGACAAAAATCGGTTCTGCAGATATCGTTTCGCTTTCACAGGATGAAATGCGTACTATTATCGAGTACGGATGTGGCACAGGAGGAACAGCGTGTTAG